DNA from Acidobacteriota bacterium:
ACCACAACCTGGAGACTCGCGAGGAGCTGGAGAAGGTCGTCGATCTCTATTACCAGGACCTGCGCGAGCACCGCGTCGCCCCGACTGATCCTTTCGAGCTCTACCCGATGAAGGTCGCGACGACCGGGCTCTTCTGGAAGGGCGGGGAATTCGTCAGCGAGGGCGTCCATGGCGGCCGCCGGGCCCTCCGGATCACGGACGACACCGTGTCGGAGAACGTCGCCGCCGAGTATGACGCGCCCGTCCCCGTGGCCGGCCGCGCGCCCCTCGAGCTCGCCTTCTGGGCCCGGACGGCCGAAGCCGGCCAGAAATACACGGTCCTCTGCGAGTTCGACACTCCCGAGGGAACGTGGATCGCAGGCGCGAACCTGGTCCGGGTTTTCGACGGGTCGACGGGCTGGAAGGCGGAGACGGTCGCGATCCCGGCCCTCCCCGGCGATGCCGCGACCGTCCGGCTGAGCCTCTTCCCCACTTTCCGCGACGAAGCCGGCACAATGAAAGGGACGGCCTGGTTCGACGACATCGTTCTCCGGAGCGCGGCGAAGACGGCCGCGGCTGATCCCGGAAACCTCCTGGAGGGCGGCGATCTCGAGATGCCGCTCGACGGGATCAGGATCGCGGTCGATTTCGCCGAGTTCGACCGGGGCGCCCGCAGGGGCCTCGACGAGCTCGGTTTCAACGCCTATGACCTCCATCTCGAAGGGCTGGGGAGCGGATCGTTCCACAGCCGCCGGGAAGGGATGTTCTGCGGCTTCCGCCAGGGGACGCCGGAATACGACCGGCTCATCAGCCAATATCTCCGGATCGTCGAGGAGCACCTGGCCGCGAAGGGCTGGCTCGGCCGCGAGTACGTCTACTGGTTCGACGAGCCGGATCCCAAGGACTATCCGTTCGTCCGCAAGGGCATGCTCGACATCCGGCGGAACGCGCCACGCCTGACCCGCTTCATCACCGAGCACCGGCCCGGGCCGGAGATCATGGACGTCTCGGAGATCGGCTGCACCATCTTCCACCGGGTCGATCCCAAGGCCGTGGCCGAGCTGGCGCCGAAGGGACGGGAGTTCTGGTCCTACCTCTGCACCGGCCCCAAGGCGCCCTGGGTGACGCTCTTCATCGACCACCCGGCGGTCAACATGAGGATGTGGCTGTGGATGTCCTACGCCTGGGGGCTCAAGGGCATCCTCGTCTGGCGGGCCGACTATTGGAACAGCCCGACCCTGTTCCCGCCGGGCATCCTCCAGAACCCGTGGCAGGACCCGATGTCCTACACGGTCGGCTACGGCACCCCGTTCGGCCAGGTCAGCCACTGGGGAAACGGCGACGGCCGTTTCCTCTATCCCCCCAACCGCGATCCGGCCTTGGATAAGACCAAGTACCTCTGCGGTCCGGTCGATTCCGTCCGCTGGGAGGTCCTGCGCGAGGGCATCGAGGATTACGAATACTTCGTGCTGCTCGAGAAGGCGGTCGCGGCGGCCAAGGGCAAGCCCGGGCTCAAGGCCGCGGCTGCCGAGGCCGCCAAGCTGCTCGATTTCCCGCCGGCCCTCTTCACCAGCGGCCAGGAGTACACGAAGGACCCGCTCGACCTGCTGCGCTGCCGGGAAAGGGTCGCCGCGGCCATCGAAAGGCTGACAGCGTCAGGGCGATAAAGGATTTATAGCGACGGCCGGGAACGGGACGGGCTGACGGCCGGGCTCAGAGGCTGAGCGTCGTGAACGACGGGTCGGCGTGCTGCGGCGGCGCCTCGTCGTCGCCGAGGCCGTCCTCGACGCAGATCCGGATGGCCTCGCGGAGGTTGCCCAGGGCCAGCTCGTAGGTCTCGCCGCGGGCCCGGCAGTCCGGGAATTCCGGACAGCAGGCGACCCAGCCCTCCGTGTCGCGAATGACGTATGCCGAAAAACGGTAAGCGCTCATCTCGGCCTCCGTGCCGCTCGTCCCCGCTGGTCTTGGCGAGCGTTCATTGTCGTCCGATCCGGTAAAGTGCCGGTTTTGTGCCATTTCCTCACCTCCGCCGACGCCCTGGTCCGGGGCCGGACCCAGTTCCTCGGGAAAGCGGCCCCGCTCCTCATCAGAAGGACCTCAGGAAAGCGCATCTGGTGATCTTGGGGACTCCCTCCCCGTCCTTGCGGACCTCGCCGCGCAAAAAGCAGACGGGCGGCGTCCCATAGGTGACGCAGCCGGTCTCCCCGACGCCCTCTAGCAGGCCCGTCTCGTCCTCGAACATGTAAAAATACTTTGCACCGCCCTGGCTCCCGTAGCCTCCCGGCCCCGGCTCCCCGTCGCCGCCGTGCCGGCCGGTCCCCCATCCATTTCCGCCGGACGCGCCGCAGCCGCTGCCGCCGTTGCCCCCGGGCTGGGGGTGGTAGGTCAGCCGCTGGCGGGCGTCGACGACCCGGACGACAAGCTCGACCATGGCCCCGGCGCAGTCCTTGAGGTCCTTGACCCGGAGGTCCGGCCGCTTGCCCTGATAGAGATCGAGGTCGTCCCCGTCCGGCAGGAAGCCGAGGGACTCGAAGAGCATGCGTCGCTTCTCGTCCGAGGCGATGTCGGCCACCTCCTCCATGTGCTCGAGACCCCGGAAGTAGCGCAGGACCTGGCGCGTCCGCCGCGGCTCGAGCGAGTCGAAGACGCCGGCCTTGATGAGCGTCAGGAGCTCGGCCTTGCCGGGCTTCGTCCGGGCCAGGACGTCCTCGATCGACAGGTACTCGCCGCCCGCCGCCCGCTCGTCGAGGAGGCGCTCGATCGTCTTGAGGCCCAGTCCCTTGATCGAAGCCAGGCCGACGCGGATGGCGCCGTTCTCGACCTCGAAGCCGGCGGCGCTACGGTTGGCGTCGGGCCCGAGGATGCGCAGGCCGTTCCGCTTGGCCTCGGCGACGTACTCCGCGAGCTCGTAGTAGCCGCCGCCGGCGTTGAGCACGGCCGCGAAATAGGCCGCCGGCCGATGGACCTTGAGATAGACGGCCTGGTAGGCCATGGCGGCGTACGAGGCGCTGTGGGCCTTGTTGAAGGAGTAAGAGGAGAACTTCTCCATGGTCTTCCACAGCCGCTCGACGTCAGGCGCGGCGTAGCCGCGCTCGCCGGCCTCGCGGGCGAACTTCGCCCGGAGCGCCGGGTCGCCGCCCCGCCGTTTCTTCAGGCTCCGCCGCAGCAGGTCGCCTTCCTCAGGGGGCAGGCCGGCCACCCGCTCGGCGATCTGCATGACCTGCTCCTCGTATAGAAGGATGCCGCCGGTCTCGGGCAGGATGCGGGCCAGGAAGGCGTCGTCGCCGGGCCAGGGCCCGTTCGGCGGGGACGCGGAGCCCTGGGGAGCACTCCCGGGTCTCGCGGCTCCCCGCCCGCCGCGCCGCCGCAGGAGAGCTTCCTTCATGCCGCTCTCGGTCGGCCCCGGCCGGACCAGGGCCAGGGCCTGGGTGATCTCGTGGATGTCCGCCGGCTTCATGCGCCGCAGCAGGTTCATCATGGCCGGGCTTTCGACCTGGAAACAGCCGACCGTCCGGGCCGCCCGCAGGGCCGCGTACGTCGCCGGGTCGTCCGGCGGCAGGCTCCCCAGCCGGAGCTTCTCCTTCGTCTCCGAGATGGCCGCCAGGCCCCGCACCGAGAGGAGATCGAGCTTGATAAGCCGCAGGTCCTCGACCGCGTCCTTGTCGAAGTGGGTCATGCGCAGGCCCTTGGCCGAGGTTTCGAGGGGCAGGTAGCGCTCGACCGGCCCGGGGGTCAGGATGACGCCGCCGACGTGGAGCGAGATCTCGTGGTAGACGTCCTGGAGCTCCGCGGCCAGCTTCCAGGCCTCGAGCCGGCCCGGGGCCGGGGCGGCCAGCCGCAGGCTCGACGGCTCGGCGAAATACGGCACGCGCTTCGACTGGCTCCGGGCCTCCTCGGGCGGCGCGCCGAAGGCCCGGAGCGTCTCGTAGATGGCCGAGCGGCCCCCGAAATCCTTCAGCGAGCAGACGTAGGCCGCGCCGGTCCGGCCCGCGCCGTAGCGCTCGAGGACGTAGGCCAGGACCTCGTCGCGGCGCCGCGAGTCGAAGTCGATGTCGATATCGGGCGGATCGGGCCGGCCGCGGTTGAGGAAGCGCTCGAAATAGAGGTCGAACTCCAGGGGGTTGACGTGGGAGATGCCGAGGAGCCAGGCCAGGAAGGACGAGGCCCCCGAGCCCCGCAGGTTGTGGAGGATGCCGCGGCGGCGGGCGAACTCGACGATGTCGTGGACGACGAGGAAGTACGGCCCGAAGCCCGACTGCTCGACCGCCGCCAGCTCGCGCCGGGCCCGCTGGCGCTCCTTCCAGGTCAGGCTCGGCGCGGCGGCCAGCCGCTCCGTGACGGCCTGGCGCAGGGTCCGGGAAAAGAGATCGGCCGGCAGGCTGGGGACGACGTTCTCGAAGACGAACGAGCATTTCCCGGTGACCTCGAACGTCCGGGCCAGGGCCTCCTTGGCGGCCTCGCCGAAGCGGCGCGCGGCCAGGGCGTCCTGGTCCGGGCCGAAGAGACTGACCTGGCCCAGGAGCCGGTCGCGTTCCGGCGGGAACGGGACCTTGTCCTCGATGGCGTGGAGAAGGATGAGGCGCTCCGGGCTGGTCAGGTACTTGACCGGGTTGGCCCAGACGACGGGCAGATCGGCGAAAGGCGAAGGGAAATGGGGGACGTGTCCCCCATTTTCCGGTCCCCCGTTCTCCAGGATCCGCTCGAAGTTCCCGAAGTCCGCCCCGATGTACAGATCGCCCGGGGCGAGTTTCTCGCGCAGGTCGGCCAGCATGGCGGCCTCGGCGTCCCCGTTCCCCGCGTCCCCCTCCGGGACGTAGATCGCGATGAGCCCCGACGCGTCGCGGACCTCCCGGCGGTTGAAGATCTCCATGAGGTTCGAGTAGCCCTCGCGCTCCTTGACCATGAAGACGAACCGCCGCCCCCCGATCTCGAGCTCGCAGCCGAAGACGGGCCTGAACCCGGCCGCCGGGGCGATGCGCTTCCACTTGCCCCAGCCGTAGATGTTGCCGATATCGGCAAGGGCCGCGGCCGCGAGCCGCTTGCCGCGGGCCCAGGCGGCCGCCTCCTCGAGCGTGACGCTGCCCTTCCCCCGGCTGTAGACCGAATGAAGGCGGAGCGGCGTGAACATGGCGCGTCCCCCGCTCCTCTCATTTCGTCAGCGACGCCGTCTTGAGGACGTAGCCCCGCCGCGGGTCGAAGGCGTAGACGCCGTCGAGCATCTTCTCCCGGGCCGTCAGCACCGCGCCGAAGCCGTACTTGTCGCGGACCTTGTCGATGGCCCCGCCCAGCCGCTCCGGCCGTTCCGAGTAGGGCTCGAAAAGGGCCAGGGGCCGGACGCGCACCAGGTCCGCGGCCTTGACCCCGACCAGGCGCAGGGCCAGCCGCGAGCCCTCGACGAGCTCGAGGAACAGCTCCTCGGCGACCTTGTAGATCTTGCCCATCTCCTGGAGCGGCGAGAGCATCAGGCGGCGCTTGATCTCGGTCTTGAAGTCGGCGTAGCGGGCCTTGACCTCGATGACGTGGGCGTAGAGCCGGTCCTCGCGCAGGGCCAGTGTCAGCCGGTCGCAAAGGTAGGCCAGGTGGGCCAGGAGCAGGCGGCGGTCCCAGAGGTCCTCGAGGAAGGTCGTCTCGCGCGAGACCGACTTGGGCAGGGTCGGCGCGACCAGGGGCCGGCTGTCGATGCCGCGCGACTGGAGGTAGATGTCGTCGCCGGCCTCGCCGAAGAGCGTGTGCAGGGTCCCCCGCGGCAGCTCCCAGAGCTGGCCGATCGTGTGGACGCTCATCAGCCGCAGGACGACCTGGGCCTTGGGGCCGATGCCGGGCAGGGCCTCGATGCCGAGGTCGCGGAGGTAGTCCCGCTCCTCGCCTTCGCGGATCTCGAAGAAGCCGGCCGGCTTGGCCCGGCGGGTGGCCAGCTTGGCCAGGATCTTGTTCGGCGCCGCCCCGGCCGAGACCGTGACCCCGATCTCGCCCTCGACCCGCCGCTTGAGCTCGCGGGCCGCGTCCACGAACGAGGGGTAGATGTGGCCGCAGCGGGCGAGGTCCAGGTAGGCCTCGTCGAGCGAGGCCTCCTCGACGTCCGGGGTGGCGGCGTGGAGGACGCGGAAGAAGCGCTCGGAGAAGGCTTGGTAGACCTGGTAGTTGCCGCGGAGGAAGACGCCCTCGGGGCAGAGCTTATAGCATTCGCGGAGGGGCATGCCGGAGTGGACGCCGAACTTGCGGGCCTCGTAGGAGCAGGTCGAGGCCACGCCCCGTTCGTGGGCCAGGCCGCCGACGATGACCGGCTTGCCCGCGAGCGAGGGGTCGAGCAGGACCTCGACGGAGGCGAAAAAGGCGTCGATGTCGACGTGGACGATGTAGCGCCGCGGCCGTTCTTTCGACAAAGACACCTCTGCTTCCCTTTCTCGCACGGTCCGATTCCCTTTTTCTCCCCTTCCGCGAAGGGGAGC
Protein-coding regions in this window:
- a CDS encoding glycoside hydrolase domain-containing protein translates to MLPAEAGDAGYGYLVQGGRPCAVWWAEGAYKVMRDDPVPAAIQGVVRIAAARNEYEPFLLVLRPPVRMDDVRVAAGPLAGDKGAAIAAADISVRHVEYVKVTTPTDSAGKAGWWPDPLPPYGGPFAAAGGENHPLWITVRVPKDAAPGLYKGEVRLSAGGWSCRVPVELTVRGFTLPEKPSVRSSFGLPTGDIKAYHNLETREELEKVVDLYYQDLREHRVAPTDPFELYPMKVATTGLFWKGGEFVSEGVHGGRRALRITDDTVSENVAAEYDAPVPVAGRAPLELAFWARTAEAGQKYTVLCEFDTPEGTWIAGANLVRVFDGSTGWKAETVAIPALPGDAATVRLSLFPTFRDEAGTMKGTAWFDDIVLRSAAKTAAADPGNLLEGGDLEMPLDGIRIAVDFAEFDRGARRGLDELGFNAYDLHLEGLGSGSFHSRREGMFCGFRQGTPEYDRLISQYLRIVEEHLAAKGWLGREYVYWFDEPDPKDYPFVRKGMLDIRRNAPRLTRFITEHRPGPEIMDVSEIGCTIFHRVDPKAVAELAPKGREFWSYLCTGPKAPWVTLFIDHPAVNMRMWLWMSYAWGLKGILVWRADYWNSPTLFPPGILQNPWQDPMSYTVGYGTPFGQVSHWGNGDGRFLYPPNRDPALDKTKYLCGPVDSVRWEVLREGIEDYEYFVLLEKAVAAAKGKPGLKAAAAEAAKLLDFPPALFTSGQEYTKDPLDLLRCRERVAAAIERLTASGR
- a CDS encoding type II toxin-antitoxin system HicB family antitoxin translates to MSAYRFSAYVIRDTEGWVACCPEFPDCRARGETYELALGNLREAIRICVEDGLGDDEAPPQHADPSFTTLSL
- a CDS encoding PHP domain-containing protein; its protein translation is MFTPLRLHSVYSRGKGSVTLEEAAAWARGKRLAAAALADIGNIYGWGKWKRIAPAAGFRPVFGCELEIGGRRFVFMVKEREGYSNLMEIFNRREVRDASGLIAIYVPEGDAGNGDAEAAMLADLREKLAPGDLYIGADFGNFERILENGGPENGGHVPHFPSPFADLPVVWANPVKYLTSPERLILLHAIEDKVPFPPERDRLLGQVSLFGPDQDALAARRFGEAAKEALARTFEVTGKCSFVFENVVPSLPADLFSRTLRQAVTERLAAAPSLTWKERQRARRELAAVEQSGFGPYFLVVHDIVEFARRRGILHNLRGSGASSFLAWLLGISHVNPLEFDLYFERFLNRGRPDPPDIDIDFDSRRRDEVLAYVLERYGAGRTGAAYVCSLKDFGGRSAIYETLRAFGAPPEEARSQSKRVPYFAEPSSLRLAAPAPGRLEAWKLAAELQDVYHEISLHVGGVILTPGPVERYLPLETSAKGLRMTHFDKDAVEDLRLIKLDLLSVRGLAAISETKEKLRLGSLPPDDPATYAALRAARTVGCFQVESPAMMNLLRRMKPADIHEITQALALVRPGPTESGMKEALLRRRGGRGAARPGSAPQGSASPPNGPWPGDDAFLARILPETGGILLYEEQVMQIAERVAGLPPEEGDLLRRSLKKRRGGDPALRAKFAREAGERGYAAPDVERLWKTMEKFSSYSFNKAHSASYAAMAYQAVYLKVHRPAAYFAAVLNAGGGYYELAEYVAEAKRNGLRILGPDANRSAAGFEVENGAIRVGLASIKGLGLKTIERLLDERAAGGEYLSIEDVLARTKPGKAELLTLIKAGVFDSLEPRRTRQVLRYFRGLEHMEEVADIASDEKRRMLFESLGFLPDGDDLDLYQGKRPDLRVKDLKDCAGAMVELVVRVVDARQRLTYHPQPGGNGGSGCGASGGNGWGTGRHGGDGEPGPGGYGSQGGAKYFYMFEDETGLLEGVGETGCVTYGTPPVCFLRGEVRKDGEGVPKITRCAFLRSF
- the dinB gene encoding DNA polymerase IV, encoding MSLSKERPRRYIVHVDIDAFFASVEVLLDPSLAGKPVIVGGLAHERGVASTCSYEARKFGVHSGMPLRECYKLCPEGVFLRGNYQVYQAFSERFFRVLHAATPDVEEASLDEAYLDLARCGHIYPSFVDAARELKRRVEGEIGVTVSAGAAPNKILAKLATRRAKPAGFFEIREGEERDYLRDLGIEALPGIGPKAQVVLRLMSVHTIGQLWELPRGTLHTLFGEAGDDIYLQSRGIDSRPLVAPTLPKSVSRETTFLEDLWDRRLLLAHLAYLCDRLTLALREDRLYAHVIEVKARYADFKTEIKRRLMLSPLQEMGKIYKVAEELFLELVEGSRLALRLVGVKAADLVRVRPLALFEPYSERPERLGGAIDKVRDKYGFGAVLTAREKMLDGVYAFDPRRGYVLKTASLTK